From Lawsonia intracellularis PHE/MN1-00, the proteins below share one genomic window:
- a CDS encoding DUF3987 domain-containing protein, with protein sequence MPYPQTFVSNTWNNASPDDLISYMEKQNHARSVISTSYKNYISDLKSKRVYDASERLRCTYYSLPEQNGPMNYFAPRTPVPYILGKVASDLACNTGFDQVGLYKMLLAYTLYATAGNWIIRCGSEWTEQAIINIIATAPSGHRKSVISAFCQEPFNIFEKNFNKLRGSDEGSGDLSHTKLKVAQRVAARITQKKIASSLVNLGSTPTDEDFEALVNEIAGEEQSRIAQFIEQPSLQFFTDNVTPAGFHRICYAQKGRLAIQSTEGGFLTRTSFLKGSLPEMLKNSFSGEGFTLQNFRSTYRYEHPFVALFILTQPEQLSRFLYKSSAFEGDGLWARIVFHLAQSSTPNGEFSLGEARKSYSDVISPIIQKEYNNSARHQIALSNEAYDMVKEYEKSLALDFQNGTPFMREALKKAHGLACRFAFAAHLWNQAEASSWPTTITADEMNLGVSLSKDSLAHFRFTIDPTCLRARIHARKLIDSLLCIDFNMQHDVLTHGITSRILQQRTGLKADEVRNALALLQQCNLLSALDFGGNQLVAALRPDFFQQPMGTFL encoded by the coding sequence ATGCCTTACCCTCAGACTTTCGTATCCAACACGTGGAACAATGCATCTCCTGATGATCTCATCTCGTACATGGAAAAGCAGAACCATGCCCGAAGTGTCATCAGTACCTCATATAAAAACTACATCAGCGATTTAAAGAGCAAGCGGGTCTATGACGCATCAGAAAGACTCAGATGTACCTACTATTCTTTGCCGGAACAAAACGGACCAATGAATTATTTTGCTCCAAGGACTCCTGTTCCTTACATCCTTGGAAAGGTAGCTTCTGATCTCGCATGCAACACAGGGTTCGATCAAGTCGGTCTCTATAAAATGCTGCTTGCCTATACGCTATACGCCACAGCAGGCAACTGGATCATCCGCTGTGGAAGCGAATGGACAGAACAAGCCATTATCAATATCATTGCCACCGCTCCATCCGGCCATCGAAAGTCCGTCATATCGGCCTTTTGTCAGGAACCATTCAATATATTTGAAAAAAACTTCAACAAGCTGAGAGGTTCCGATGAAGGCTCTGGGGATTTATCCCACACGAAGCTGAAGGTTGCTCAAAGAGTGGCCGCCAGAATCACCCAGAAAAAAATTGCCTCCTCGCTGGTAAACTTAGGCAGCACTCCCACGGACGAAGACTTTGAAGCTCTCGTCAATGAAATCGCGGGGGAAGAACAAAGCCGGATTGCTCAATTCATAGAGCAGCCGTCCCTCCAGTTTTTTACGGACAACGTAACTCCGGCTGGCTTTCATCGTATCTGCTATGCCCAAAAGGGTCGGCTGGCCATCCAATCAACAGAAGGAGGTTTCCTGACCCGGACATCGTTCCTTAAGGGATCTCTGCCTGAAATGCTGAAGAATTCTTTCTCTGGAGAAGGCTTCACACTACAAAATTTCAGAAGCACATACCGCTATGAACATCCGTTTGTTGCACTTTTCATTCTCACGCAGCCCGAGCAATTATCGCGTTTTCTGTACAAGTCCAGCGCCTTCGAAGGCGACGGACTGTGGGCCCGCATCGTTTTTCATCTGGCCCAGAGTAGTACCCCAAACGGAGAATTTTCTCTTGGTGAGGCGCGCAAAAGTTACTCTGATGTCATTTCTCCAATCATTCAAAAGGAGTATAACAACTCGGCACGTCACCAGATTGCCCTCAGCAACGAAGCCTACGACATGGTAAAAGAATATGAGAAGTCTCTTGCCCTCGATTTTCAAAACGGAACTCCATTCATGAGGGAGGCCCTGAAAAAAGCTCACGGGCTTGCGTGCCGATTTGCGTTTGCTGCCCATCTATGGAACCAAGCTGAAGCCTCAAGCTGGCCAACAACCATCACCGCTGATGAAATGAATCTCGGCGTATCTTTGAGTAAGGACAGCTTGGCGCATTTCAGGTTCACGATCGACCCCACGTGCCTTCGAGCGCGAATCCATGCCCGAAAGCTGATCGACTCCCTGCTGTGTATCGACTTCAATATGCAGCACGATGTGCTCACGCATGGAATCACCTCGCGGATACTTCAACAGCGTACGGGACTCAAAGCCGACGAAGTCAGAAATGCCCTGGCTCTGCTTCAACAGTGCAACTTACTTTCCGCACTCGACTTCGGAGGAAACCAGCTCGTGGCAGCTCTCAGGCCGGACTTTTTTCAGCAGCCGATGGGCACATTCTTATAA
- a CDS encoding DUF456 domain-containing protein: MDVLFPSIFLLILSVILLLNILTLPANWIMLGLISLWKFIGPNTSDMNMFFFIMLFGLAILGEIIEYIAQSWGSKKYGSSTSGMWIGLLGAFIGAILGLPFLFGLGAFIGALAGAWIGCYFMEILNGRSREEASRAAKGALIGRLLGIIIKCGIGIIILVMTYHALFPTIVPSFTPPITNF; encoded by the coding sequence ATGGATGTTTTATTTCCTTCTATTTTTCTTCTTATTTTATCTGTTATCCTTCTATTAAATATTCTTACATTACCTGCAAATTGGATTATGCTAGGTCTTATTTCTCTGTGGAAATTTATTGGTCCAAACACATCTGATATGAATATGTTTTTCTTTATTATGTTATTTGGACTAGCTATTCTTGGAGAAATTATTGAATATATAGCTCAAAGTTGGGGAAGTAAAAAATATGGTTCTAGTACAAGTGGAATGTGGATAGGTTTATTAGGAGCGTTTATTGGTGCAATATTAGGATTACCATTTTTATTTGGATTGGGTGCTTTTATTGGAGCATTAGCTGGAGCATGGATAGGTTGCTATTTTATGGAAATCCTTAATGGACGTAGTCGTGAAGAAGCCAGCCGGGCAGCTAAAGGTGCACTTATTGGAAGATTATTAGGTATTATTATAAAATGTGGCATTGGTATTATTATACTTGTTATGACTTATCATGCTCTTTTTCCAACAATAGTACCCTCTTTTACTCCACCAATTACAAACTTTTAA
- a CDS encoding HigA family addiction module antitoxin codes for MDLFQEHPGIELRNIIKQKDMNISEFARMIDVSPSRINEIVHAKRSITLDTAIRLAKALNTTTKYWMEKQVDYDIAQLHS; via the coding sequence ATGGACTTATTTCAAGAACATCCAGGCATAGAACTGAGAAATATAATCAAACAAAAGGATATGAACATCTCTGAATTTGCGCGTATGATTGATGTCTCTCCATCACGCATCAATGAGATTGTTCACGCCAAAAGAAGCATAACTCTTGACACTGCCATAAGACTCGCCAAAGCACTCAATACCACAACAAAATACTGGATGGAAAAACAGGTAGATTATGATATAGCTCAATTGCATTCATAA
- a CDS encoding RelA/SpoT family protein: MKVIEAPTVGLPTPMQNVLRRLEANKATATERSLVQKAYVYAAAAHEGQLRLSGEPYLSHPLAVAEMLSEMGFDAYAIMAALLHDTVEDTKCSLEDIETEFGKQVADIVNGVTKISMMSFESKEEQQAENFRKMILAMSQDIRVPIVKLADRLHNMRTLNFQKPHKRQSIAQETMDIYAPLANRLGLHRIKLELEDLSFKYLHPDIYTQISTWMHSNRVVERNLIERIISKIKAILHKNGLKGTVQGRVKHVYSIHKKMVEQHLTLDSMHDILAFRVIVDTISDCYAVLGLLHSQWKPLHGRFKDYISMPKVNGYQSLHTTVMGPEGERIEIQIRTNEMHKLAEQGVASHWLYKERNHSVNLSDVPQFEWLREVLDRQKDEKDSLEFMQSLRLELFKDEVYVFTPAGDVKELPKGATPLDFAFLIHTEIGNHCVGSRVNGKLVPLYSVLKSGDTVEIITDKNRYPSRDWLKIVKTAKARNRIQQYLRTEEKAAAISLGRELLEKEGRKLGISLTKAEKEGHLISLATHLSLGSVDELLASVGYARNTPRYTLKRLQTLMSSDETSSYSKVIAPHKKKKESSVLQNFSGVTVRGIDNMLVRFAKCCNPVPGDSIVGFISRGRGVIVHTETCPNVQALESDRLVSVQWDGHETVPFPARIYLVGINVVGLLADIALVFKAENVNVESCIVQRLIDGRSEMDATIGVRDIAHLYQVIDKLRQLPNIVEVLRKTADE; the protein is encoded by the coding sequence ATGAAAGTGATTGAAGCTCCTACAGTAGGTTTACCAACCCCTATGCAAAACGTTCTACGGCGGTTAGAAGCAAATAAAGCAACTGCCACAGAGCGTTCACTTGTTCAAAAAGCATATGTTTATGCAGCAGCAGCTCATGAGGGACAACTTAGGCTTTCAGGAGAACCCTACCTATCTCATCCTCTAGCTGTAGCTGAAATGTTATCTGAAATGGGTTTTGATGCTTATGCTATTATGGCAGCATTATTACATGATACAGTTGAAGATACAAAGTGTTCACTAGAAGATATTGAAACAGAATTTGGAAAACAAGTTGCAGACATTGTTAATGGTGTAACTAAAATTAGTATGATGAGTTTTGAAAGTAAGGAGGAACAACAAGCTGAAAATTTTCGTAAAATGATTCTTGCTATGTCTCAAGATATTAGAGTTCCTATTGTTAAGTTAGCAGATAGACTGCATAATATGAGAACATTAAATTTTCAAAAACCTCATAAACGTCAGTCTATTGCTCAAGAAACAATGGATATCTATGCACCATTAGCAAATAGATTAGGACTTCATAGAATTAAATTAGAGCTTGAAGATTTAAGCTTTAAATATCTCCATCCAGATATTTATACACAAATTTCTACCTGGATGCATTCCAATAGAGTTGTAGAAAGAAATCTTATTGAAAGAATTATTTCTAAGATTAAAGCTATTCTTCATAAAAACGGGCTAAAAGGTACAGTGCAAGGTCGTGTTAAACATGTTTATAGTATACATAAAAAAATGGTTGAACAACATCTTACACTGGATAGTATGCATGATATCCTTGCATTTCGAGTTATCGTAGATACGATTAGTGATTGCTATGCAGTATTAGGACTTCTTCACTCTCAGTGGAAGCCTTTACATGGACGATTTAAAGATTATATCTCCATGCCAAAAGTAAATGGATATCAAAGCTTACACACAACTGTTATGGGTCCTGAAGGAGAACGTATTGAAATTCAAATTCGTACAAATGAGATGCATAAATTAGCTGAGCAAGGTGTAGCTTCTCACTGGTTATATAAAGAACGTAACCATTCAGTTAATTTAAGTGATGTACCTCAATTTGAATGGTTAAGAGAAGTTTTAGATCGTCAAAAGGACGAAAAAGACTCTCTTGAATTTATGCAATCATTACGCTTAGAATTATTCAAAGATGAAGTATATGTCTTTACACCTGCAGGAGATGTTAAAGAGCTACCTAAAGGAGCAACACCTCTTGATTTTGCGTTTCTTATCCATACAGAAATTGGTAATCATTGTGTGGGCAGTAGAGTTAATGGTAAGCTTGTTCCTCTTTACTCAGTTCTTAAAAGTGGTGATACTGTTGAAATTATTACAGATAAAAATAGGTATCCTAGTCGTGATTGGCTTAAAATAGTAAAAACAGCTAAAGCTAGAAATCGTATTCAACAATATCTTCGAACTGAGGAAAAAGCTGCAGCTATTTCTCTTGGTAGAGAACTGTTAGAAAAAGAAGGGCGTAAACTTGGTATTAGTCTTACCAAAGCTGAAAAAGAAGGACACCTTATATCTCTTGCTACCCATCTTTCTTTAGGTTCTGTTGACGAGTTACTAGCTTCAGTTGGATATGCCCGCAATACACCTCGGTATACATTAAAACGCTTACAGACATTAATGTCTTCAGATGAGACTTCTAGTTATTCTAAAGTAATTGCTCCTCATAAAAAGAAAAAAGAATCTTCTGTATTGCAAAATTTTAGTGGAGTTACCGTTAGAGGCATTGATAATATGCTTGTACGGTTTGCTAAATGCTGTAATCCAGTGCCAGGTGATTCTATTGTTGGATTTATAAGTCGTGGCCGTGGTGTTATTGTTCACACAGAAACATGTCCTAATGTTCAAGCACTTGAATCTGACAGACTTGTTTCAGTTCAATGGGATGGACATGAAACTGTTCCTTTTCCTGCACGTATTTATTTAGTTGGTATAAATGTTGTTGGATTACTTGCTGATATTGCTCTAGTTTTTAAAGCAGAAAATGTGAATGTTGAATCGTGTATTGTTCAACGTTTAATTGATGGAAGATCAGAAATGGATGCTACCATTGGAGTAAGAGATATTGCACATTTATATCAAGTTATTGATAAACTACGTCAACTACCTAATATTGTAGAAGTCCTTAGAAAAACAGCAGACGAGTAA
- a CDS encoding outer membrane homotrimeric porin, which produces MRKFIILFLVCCLFPLAYQHAYASEIKLSGFFDISMFWIDTSFSRSNSSDYFGANQRFTFQTTYEANENLKGVLRFRINNDWGVGKNENDYSYGGSIGTNGKSIGVRYAYIDWIVPNTSINVRMGLQQFAFPGFVADSAILDSNATGITVNTPINDTIGVTTWWIRPYEGKNKSTMDTVGLSIPCTYNGLSITPWGVYGRIGKNVFNLQKQFGQPDQLLFPFIWTPTGTQLLKEHANIWWLGFTGMYKFEIPFSIAWDFNYGNQSSNTKKFNRSGWYAALLAQYQFTGVTPGILGWYTTGDKDNLSNGSKRMPTYDSNWTGTSMGFDGYWQDRGTGASIAGNDPTGTWGIAGQLMDISFIEKLKHNLRLAWYQGTNNKEIAKQYALFAALPNSGLSRNGFLTPNGLYLTKKDSVLELNINSFYKIYENLMVGLELNWMHLKLDKKIWNSHDTKSNAYRFICTLRYTF; this is translated from the coding sequence ATGAGAAAGTTTATTATACTGTTTTTAGTATGTTGTCTCTTTCCATTAGCTTATCAGCATGCTTATGCTAGTGAAATTAAACTATCAGGTTTTTTTGATATCTCAATGTTTTGGATTGATACAAGTTTCTCACGATCTAATTCAAGTGATTACTTTGGAGCAAATCAACGTTTTACATTTCAAACGACTTATGAAGCCAATGAAAATCTTAAAGGTGTATTACGTTTTCGTATTAATAATGACTGGGGAGTAGGAAAAAATGAAAATGATTATAGTTATGGAGGTTCTATTGGTACAAATGGCAAAAGTATTGGCGTAAGATATGCTTATATAGACTGGATTGTACCAAATACTTCTATCAATGTCCGTATGGGACTACAGCAATTTGCTTTTCCAGGTTTTGTGGCTGATTCAGCTATTCTTGATTCAAATGCAACAGGTATTACTGTAAATACTCCTATAAATGATACTATTGGTGTTACCACATGGTGGATTCGTCCTTATGAAGGTAAAAATAAATCAACAATGGATACTGTTGGGCTTTCTATTCCATGTACATATAATGGCTTATCTATAACTCCATGGGGAGTTTATGGAAGAATAGGTAAAAATGTTTTTAACCTGCAAAAACAATTTGGACAACCTGATCAACTTCTTTTTCCATTTATTTGGACACCTACTGGAACACAACTCCTCAAAGAACATGCTAATATTTGGTGGCTAGGTTTTACCGGGATGTACAAATTTGAAATTCCTTTTTCTATTGCTTGGGACTTTAACTATGGAAACCAATCATCTAATACAAAAAAATTTAATCGATCAGGATGGTATGCCGCATTATTAGCACAATATCAATTTACAGGTGTAACACCTGGAATCTTAGGATGGTATACTACAGGTGATAAAGATAATTTGAGTAATGGTTCAAAGCGAATGCCAACCTATGATTCAAATTGGACAGGAACAAGTATGGGGTTTGATGGTTACTGGCAAGATCGTGGGACAGGAGCATCAATAGCTGGAAATGATCCTACAGGAACATGGGGAATTGCCGGACAACTGATGGATATTAGTTTTATTGAAAAATTAAAACATAATTTACGGCTAGCATGGTATCAAGGAACAAATAATAAAGAAATTGCAAAGCAATATGCCTTATTCGCAGCTTTACCTAATAGTGGGTTATCTAGAAATGGATTTCTTACTCCAAATGGACTTTATTTGACAAAAAAAGACTCTGTACTAGAGTTAAATATTAATTCTTTTTACAAAATATATGAAAATCTTATGGTTGGATTAGAACTTAACTGGATGCATCTTAAACTTGATAAAAAAATATGGAACAGTCATGATACAAAAAGCAATGCATATAGATTTATTTGTACACTTAGGTATACTTTTTAA
- a CDS encoding tyrosine-type recombinase/integrase encodes MTPAKASRIRSELIEGKRKTKKLAKEEALAASLRKNIHGIWEEYAKGRPKNKNTDIDLCRYELHLKNIFGHKFPEEITTNDVRIFKDNLIQSGKSPQTVLNTLALLRRILRFGEKNGFCTLPDRSQLVFEMPKVDNIKTENLTETQLKALMEALDAETDQVMASCLRLALVTGMRKGALLALEWTDLDFEQGIITLQGKSAKKGKTAYIPMSEAAKIILEKLPHTSRYVFPNTKGEKRSDFRSMPNRIKQKAQLPADFRPFHGLRHTYASHLASSGKVDLYTLQKLLTHSSPQMTQRYAHLADEAMKRAARVADDILTSNMEKKDDD; translated from the coding sequence ATGACTCCCGCCAAGGCTTCCAGAATACGTTCTGAGCTTATAGAAGGTAAACGAAAAACCAAAAAACTAGCCAAAGAAGAAGCTCTTGCTGCTTCGCTCAGAAAAAATATTCATGGTATTTGGGAAGAGTATGCCAAGGGTCGCCCTAAAAACAAAAATACTGATATTGACCTGTGCAGGTATGAACTTCATTTGAAAAATATATTTGGGCATAAATTTCCTGAAGAAATCACAACAAATGATGTTAGAATATTCAAAGATAACCTTATTCAATCTGGAAAAAGCCCACAAACAGTTCTTAATACTCTTGCTTTGCTTCGTCGTATTCTGCGCTTTGGTGAAAAAAATGGCTTTTGTACACTACCTGATAGATCACAACTTGTTTTTGAGATGCCAAAAGTCGATAATATAAAAACTGAAAACTTAACAGAAACACAACTAAAAGCATTGATGGAAGCTCTTGATGCTGAAACAGATCAGGTTATGGCTTCTTGCCTTCGCTTAGCTTTAGTAACAGGCATGAGAAAAGGAGCATTACTAGCATTAGAATGGACGGATTTAGATTTTGAGCAAGGTATCATTACATTACAAGGAAAATCAGCTAAAAAAGGAAAAACGGCATACATACCCATGTCCGAAGCTGCGAAAATTATCTTGGAAAAACTTCCCCATACGTCTCGATATGTTTTTCCAAATACAAAAGGAGAAAAGCGATCTGACTTTCGTAGTATGCCAAATAGAATAAAACAAAAAGCCCAATTACCCGCTGATTTCCGTCCATTTCATGGGTTAAGACATACTTATGCTTCACATCTCGCTTCTAGTGGAAAAGTTGACTTATATACTCTTCAAAAGTTACTGACTCACTCAAGTCCACAAATGACGCAGCGCTATGCTCATCTTGCAGATGAAGCTATGAAACGAGCCGCTCGTGTAGCTGATGATATATTAACCAGCAATATGGAGAAAAAAGATGACGACTGA
- a CDS encoding peptide-binding protein, which translates to MDKIIHYKTKTLVHSIFFLLFLLTSLYLTIHFVYAQKLTEQNSDEDLSTEQPVHGGRIRLGTIAEPINLIPYLSTDGTSHEIADLLFVSALEYDKDLQVVPLAAKSYEVLNDGKLLRFIMREDVFWQDGVQLTVDDIEFTYKLMLEPNTPTAYAEDFLTIKEFKKTGRFTFEVYYEKPYARALMTWMGSILPKHILEGQDITKTPFARNPIGAGPYKLKSWETGSRLILEASDSYFKGKPYISEVIYTVIPDSSTMFLELRAGNLDMMGLTPQQYLKQTKGPQWEKNWKKYRYLAFSYAYLGFNLNKPMFQDILTRQGISHAIDRQAIVDNVLLGEGVVSFGPYKPGTWVYNTHLKPIEYNPEKARQLFTQAGWKDTGNGVLQRDGRPFTFTILVNQGNEQRARVASIIQSQLKEVGIEVQIRTVEWAAFLKEFIDKGRYDAVVLGWSITQDPDIYDVWHSSKAHEGGLNFMGYKNTELDALLVEARTELDQAKRKPLYDKIQEILHHDQPYCFLFVPYSLPIIKSKFHGIKPAPAGIMYNLDQWWIPKKLQ; encoded by the coding sequence ATGGATAAAATTATACATTATAAAACTAAAACATTAGTACATTCAATTTTTTTTCTTCTTTTTTTATTGACCTCTCTTTATCTAACAATACATTTTGTTTATGCACAAAAACTAACAGAGCAAAACAGTGATGAGGACCTTAGTACAGAACAACCAGTACATGGTGGACGTATTCGTTTAGGAACAATAGCAGAACCAATAAATTTAATTCCTTACTTGTCTACAGACGGTACTTCACACGAAATTGCTGACTTACTATTTGTATCTGCACTTGAGTATGATAAAGATTTACAAGTAGTACCACTAGCAGCAAAGTCATATGAAGTTTTGAATGATGGAAAATTATTACGATTTATTATGCGTGAAGATGTGTTTTGGCAAGATGGAGTGCAACTTACTGTTGACGATATAGAATTTACATATAAATTAATGTTAGAGCCTAACACACCTACAGCTTATGCAGAGGACTTTCTCACTATTAAGGAGTTTAAAAAAACAGGCCGTTTTACTTTTGAAGTGTATTATGAAAAGCCATATGCTAGAGCTCTAATGACATGGATGGGCTCAATTTTACCAAAACACATTCTTGAGGGGCAAGATATTACCAAAACACCTTTTGCTAGAAATCCTATAGGTGCTGGACCATATAAATTAAAAAGTTGGGAAACAGGTTCTCGCCTTATTCTTGAGGCATCTGATAGTTACTTTAAAGGTAAGCCATATATCTCAGAAGTTATTTATACAGTTATCCCAGATAGTTCAACAATGTTCCTTGAATTAAGAGCAGGGAATTTAGATATGATGGGCCTTACACCACAACAATACTTAAAGCAAACTAAAGGTCCACAGTGGGAAAAAAATTGGAAGAAATATAGATATCTTGCTTTTTCATATGCTTACTTAGGCTTTAATTTAAACAAGCCTATGTTTCAAGATATATTAACTCGTCAAGGAATTTCCCATGCTATTGATCGTCAGGCTATTGTAGATAATGTTCTTCTTGGTGAAGGAGTCGTTTCCTTTGGTCCTTACAAGCCAGGAACATGGGTATACAACACACACCTTAAACCAATAGAATATAATCCAGAAAAAGCTCGACAATTATTTACACAGGCAGGATGGAAAGATACAGGCAATGGTGTTCTTCAAAGAGATGGTAGGCCTTTTACATTTACTATACTTGTGAATCAAGGGAATGAACAAAGAGCACGAGTAGCAAGTATTATTCAAAGTCAGTTAAAAGAAGTAGGAATTGAAGTACAAATTAGGACTGTAGAGTGGGCTGCTTTTCTTAAAGAGTTTATAGATAAAGGAAGATATGATGCTGTTGTTCTTGGATGGTCTATTACACAAGATCCTGATATTTATGATGTATGGCATTCTTCAAAAGCACATGAAGGAGGATTAAACTTCATGGGGTATAAAAATACGGAACTTGATGCACTCCTTGTAGAAGCAAGAACAGAACTTGATCAAGCTAAACGCAAGCCATTATATGATAAAATACAAGAAATACTTCATCATGATCAACCATACTGTTTTCTTTTTGTACCTTATTCTTTACCTATTATAAAATCTAAATTTCATGGGATAAAACCAGCACCAGCAGGTATTATGTATAATCTTGATCAGTGGTGGATTCCTAAAAAGCTTCAATAA
- a CDS encoding helix-turn-helix domain-containing protein, whose translation MDQATWLSEKAVAQLTGISVSTLQKQRFYHRGIPYSKIGRLVRYSVHDVQAFMTAHRIQVASEK comes from the coding sequence ATGGACCAAGCCACTTGGCTGTCAGAAAAGGCCGTAGCGCAGCTAACCGGTATTTCCGTATCCACGTTGCAGAAGCAGCGTTTTTACCATCGCGGCATACCGTACTCGAAAATAGGACGGCTAGTCCGCTACTCCGTTCATGATGTCCAGGCCTTCATGACGGCCCATCGCATTCAGGTCGCCTCAGAAAAGTAA
- a CDS encoding YagK/YfjJ domain-containing protein, with product MNNKNYFHTINERIENLLINYISNHNKVLPVFFNVRYPQHYPYPQKKDISSLFDKVNTYYFRLGYDPYYFWKREQNISEHHHYHCLLFLNGNKIQRIMPVFKTVERFWASTLGIETALGLVHYCLKDWKGDLTGNGTMLRRDDPELSYKLDRFRMAASYLAKTATSGFVNDGYRNFGCSRI from the coding sequence ATGAATAACAAAAACTATTTCCATACTATCAATGAAAGAATTGAAAACTTACTTATCAACTATATATCAAATCACAACAAAGTATTACCGGTATTCTTCAACGTCAGATATCCTCAACATTATCCTTACCCTCAAAAGAAAGATATTTCCTCGTTATTCGATAAGGTCAATACGTATTATTTTCGTTTAGGTTATGATCCTTACTACTTTTGGAAAAGAGAACAGAATATATCAGAACACCACCATTACCACTGCTTGCTTTTTCTGAATGGTAACAAAATTCAACGTATCATGCCGGTATTCAAGACAGTCGAAAGATTCTGGGCTTCTACATTGGGTATAGAGACCGCTTTAGGACTGGTACATTACTGCTTGAAAGACTGGAAAGGAGATTTGACAGGTAATGGTACTATGCTCAGACGAGATGATCCTGAATTGTCCTATAAACTAGACAGATTTCGTATGGCTGCTTCCTATCTGGCAAAAACAGCTACTTCAGGTTTTGTGAATGACGGATATCGGAACTTTGGCTGTTCTCGTATATAA